The genomic segment CCTGATCGCGTCCTCAATGGCCGGTTGGCTCATGGGCGACGACCCATCGCGGCCAGGAGCCGATCCTGCGCCGACGCGTCGGCGCTGACTTCCACCTCCGGTCCGATGATGCCGGCTTCCCTTCCCCGCCTGGGCATCTCGGGTAAGAACATCGACGTGCAGGCCTGGACCAGACGTGGGTCGAGCCGCACGTCTTGATCGGTGGCGCGCGCCAGATCCCAGGTGTGGATCAGCACATCCATGAACGTTCCGGCGACCGCCTGAGCGAGTGGCCAATCAAAGCCGAGCGGGGACACGCAGATTTGTTCCAGCACTCCCGGCTTCGTGACAGCGGACAGCACTCGCTGCACGTCCCGGCGATAGTCGTCGGGCATCGCGTCCGTTACCACTGCGGGTTGCCGACCCGACGTCGCTGCCAGCAGATACTCTGCGCTCCCGACCAGATGGTCGATGAGCTGCTGCACGGTCCATTGCGAACACGGTGTGGGCCAATCGAGTTGATCCGACCGAACCGTCTCAACGACGGTGATCGCTCGCTCGGTCGCCGTGCGATACAGCGTGACGGGATCGACCAGTACCTCTTTGTTTAGCATTCGCTAAATTTAGCTATAGCTAAACAAACGGTCAAGGGTGTAGCCCGCTTGACATCGCATCGAACAATTGTTCGAATAGCGTCATGCGGTGGGCGGATCAGGCCGTAGCTGTCAACGGGCAACCGGTCGATGACGGAGCATTACCAGGCCTGCAGCGGATCGGCCTGGTCCGCAGCGTGCGCGCACCGCAGTTCGAGGGGATCACCTTTCACGAGGTGCTCTGCAAATCGGCGCTCAACAGAATTCCGGACGCGGCCGCACTGCCGTTTCGCTACACCGTCAACGGTTACCGCGGCTGCTCGCACGCCTGCCGCTATTGTTTCGCCCGCCCCACCCACGAGTATCTGGACTTCGACTCCGGCACCGACTTTGACTCCCAGATTGTGGTCAAGACCAATGTCGCGGAGGTATTGCGCCGCGAGCTGCGCCGGCCGTCGTGGCGACGTGACGCGGTCGCGCTGGGCACCAACACCGATCCTTACCAGCGCGCAGAGGGCCGCTACGCGTTGATGCCCGGCATCATCGGCGCACTCGCCGAATCCGGTACGCCGCTGTCCATCCTGACCAAGGGCACCCTGCTGCGCCGCGACCTGCCACTGATTACCGCTGCGGCACAACAGGTTCCGGTGTCGGTCGCGGTGTCGCTGGCGGTCGGGGATGCGGAGCTGCACCGCGACGTCGAGCCGGGAACGCCGACGCCGCAGGCGCGACTGGGGCTGATCGCCGCGATCCGCGACGCCGGCCTGGACTGCCACGTGATGGTCGCGCCGGTGCTGCCACACCTCACCGACTCCGTCGAGCACCTCGACCGCCTGCTCGGCCAGATCTCGGTCGCCGGTGCCACCAGCGTCACCGTGTTCGGCTTGCATCTGCGCCGTTCCACCCGCGCCTGGTTCATGTCCTGGCTGGCCGGTTCGCATCCCGAACTCGTCGGCCGCTACCGCGAGTTGTATAGGCGCGGAGCATATTTGCCGCCCGACTATCGCGAGATGCTCCGGGCCCGGGCCGCGCCGCTGATCGCCAAACACGGGCTGTCCGGTGACCAGCGACCGTTTTCGCAGGCGCCGAAAACCGAGCCGGAACCCAACCAGCCCACACTGTTCTAAGCGGGCTTGTCGCCGCGCGGTTTGGTCAGGGTGAACTGCTCCACGACGGCAACCGCGCCGAGTTGCCCGCGCAGTGCATAATGCGTGGCCGTGATCGAGGTGTTGCCGCCGGGTTGGCCGGGATCGACGTCGAAAGCCACGAAGCCATAGGGGTTCTCGAAGTCGCGAAACGCCGACCATGGTGCGTCCTCGAGGACGTAAATCGGCTTCTTGCGCCCGATCGAGGGATCGAACGCGCCGACGCCGGTGATCACCCGGCACCGGGGCTCGGGGAAGAGCATGCCGTTAGACGGTGCCGAGGTGCCGCCGCCGCCCGCGACGACGTGCACCGTCCCGCGCGTCGTGTCGATCACGTCGTGGGTGTCGACGGGTATCGGCGTTCGGGTGTCGGTGTTTTCGGTTCCCCGCAACGGATGGGACCGCTCGTAGTGGTGCTCGTGGCCGCACAACACCAGATCGACCTGGTACTGGTCGAACAGCGGCAACCATTGCTCGCGGACGCCGAGGTCGGCGCCGTTGGCGCGCTCGGCGGTCGACACGGCGGTCTGATGCATGCAGATGACCACCCAGTCGATATCGGGATCGCGCCGCGCCGCCGCGAGTTCAGCTGTCAGCCAACGCTTCTGCTCGCCACCCGAATAGTTGTGGATGTAGAAGTTGCCGCCGTCCTGGTAGGCCACGTCGTCGTTGTTAAGGCTGATCACCCGCACCGAACCGGCGGTGAACGAGTACCAGAGCCCACGCAGTTCAGGGCTTGCCCCGGAATCGGGCACCGTGAAGTACGTCTGGTACGCGCCGTAGCCGACCGGCCCGTTGCCCAACTCGTTCTCGTGGTTGCCGGCCGCCGGCATCCACGGTCGGTAGCGCGCCGAACGCGTGTTGTTCTCGAACCAGTTGGACCAGGTGCGGACGCGGTCCTGGGCGAGGTTGGCGTAGCACAGGTCGCCGTTGACGAGGTTGAACAGCGGTCCGAGGCGCTCGATCGCCAGCGTGGTGTCGGCGGCCGCGGGTGAACCGATGTTGTCGGTGCTGTAGGTGCCATCGGGCATCCTGTCCAGAGTCGGGGTCGACTGATCGCCGAAGCTTGTGAAGCGCAACGGCTTTCGCCCCACAGGTCCGGTCCGGACGGTGCCCTGCTCCGGTTCGGCGCCGTCGTGCACCGCGGCATACACATAGTCGGTATCCGGAGTCAGGTTGGTCAGGCGAGCGTGGTTGACACGAACCTCGTTGTTGGACTTAGCATCTCGGTAAGTTCGGGTTTCTGCCGCAACGGTCTGGCCGAAACCGGATCCCGGCGTGCCAAGCATGACCCGCGGATTGCGGACGGCCTCGGTGCTGTGCCATGACACCACCACCTCGGTGCCGGCGTTCTTGCCGAATTGCAGGTGCAGGCCGAACACCGGCGGTGCACCGTCGCGATCCGGCCGGCGCAGCAGCCCGGGCCCGGGCGAGTGGGACCACAACAGCGCGGCGGCGCCCACCCCGACGCCTGCGCCAACACCCATCCCGACGACCGCCGAGGTGGCGCTGGTGGTCAACAACCGGCGGCGGCTAATGCCCGACCCGCTGTCCGGCGCGGCGGGGTCGGCGTCGTCGGTCATGCATGTTTCATACCCGAGCCGGGCGACAGTTGGCGTATCAAGCGGTGAACGCCGGAGCCGTCGGTAACAAATCCGGTAGCGTTTTCGATATGACGAGCGTGAAGACGAACCTGCGAAAAGGGGCCAGCGCGGTCGCGTCGGCAACGTTTGCGCTGGTCGGGGGAGTGATTCTCGGACCGGCCACGGCGCATGCGGACGGCCACCAGGTGACTTACACGATCACCTCGACCGGCAACCTGACTGCCACGGTGAACTATGTGAGTTCCGATCCGCCCAGCCAGGCCGCCTACAGCGCGGACCCGTCGAAGTTCATGACCAGCGTGCAGGCCCCGCTCAGCGGGGGAGCGCCGGTTACCTACACGGCGACGCTGGCAAACCCGAATCAGTACGCGAGCATCACCGCCAGCGGCATGCTGCACTGGCCGGATTCGGGTAACGGCCCCGCCTCGTTCCACTGCGAGATCGCGGTGGACGGCCAGGTGGTCGCCCACGCGGACGCCACCACCACCGTCACCTGCAAAGCCGGTTAGTCGGCTCGCCCGAGGTCTAGCCGAGGTTCGTCGAGGCGAATGTGTCGCACTGCTGCACATCGCCGGTCTGGTAGCCGATGGTGAACCACTTTTGGCGCTGCGCGGCGGATCCGTGGGTCCACGACTCCGGGTTGACGCGCCCGGTCGACTCCTTCTGGATCCGGTCATCGCCGACGGACGCGGCAGCCGAGAGCGCATCCTGAATATCCTTGTCACTCAGCGGCTCTAGGTACGGCACGCCGGTGCTTTCCTGCTTGACCGTCGACGCGTAGTGCGCCCAGATGCCGGCGTAGCAGTCGGCCTGCAACTCCGTGCGGACCCCGTTCCCGCCGGCGCCCTGGGCGCCCTGCTGGGCGCGGCCCAGGTTGCCCTGCAACTGCTGGACGTGGTGGCCGTATTCATGGGCAACCACGTACTCCTGCGCGAAAGGGCCACCGCTGGAACCGAATCGATCAACCAGCTCCTTGAAGAAGTCGGTGTCGAAATACGCGGTCTGGTCCACCGGGCAGTAGAACGGCCCCACCGCCGTGGTGGCCGGTCCGCAGCCGGTGTTGACCGATCCGGTGAACAGCCGCACATGCGGACGGGTGTAGTTCGGCATCAGCTGGTGCCAGACCGCGTCCACGGAGTTGCCGGTGGCGACCACCCGGCACTGCACGTACTTGTTGGCGTCGGCTCCGGTCTTGCACTGGCTCAAGTCGAAGCCGGGCGCCGAGTAGCCGCCGGTATTCGCGCCCTGCGGCGCCATGACCTTGCCGGGATCGATGCCGAAGAACAAGGCCGCGACCAGGATCAGCAGCCCGACGCCGCCGCCCCCGAGGGCCATCCCCATGCCGCCACCGCCGGACGAATCCGCGGTGCTGGTGTCGATCTGCATACCCTCGTTGAAGGTCATGGTTTAGCTTTGCACACACCTAACGCTGTTGCGTAGCAGCAAATCGGTTGTCGGTATAGCGGCGCAGGTTGCTCAGAAATCGGCGCAGGCCCAGGTTCAGCAGCGGCCCGGCGAAGACCATCGCAAATCGTGCCGGCCCGGCGGGCTTCTGGGCCATGGTCCAGGTCAGCCGGCAGCCGCCGGGGATAACCTCGACGCGGTAGTCCTCGGCGAAGGCGGCGACGGCTGCCGTCGAGCACTCGTTGAACCGAAATGCCATGCGGGTGAACGGTTCCCAAGCCAAAAACTCCTCGTCGCCGGTGATGCCGCCGCGCATCTCGACGATGCGGGTGGTGCCGACCCCACGAGGTTCGGGACTGGTCCAGGTGACCTTGGTGATCACCGACGCCCAGCTCGGCCAGGCCTCGGCGTCGGCCAGCACCTCGAAAACCTGCTCGGGCGTTATCGCCAGGTCGACGCTGTTGCGGAACCGGAATGGCGCGTTCTCGATGAAGTCGAGGTCGACGCGCTCGCAGGGATGCATGGCCTAACTTAACCCGGTGACGATGCGCGCCGCGAAGCGGCGGGCGCAGGGCCGATCTAACTCAGCCCGGTGACGATGCGCGCCGCGAAGCGGCGGGCGCAGGAGGCGGGCCGATCTAACTCAGCCGGGACCGTCGCTGGCTGCGGCCAGCAGCGGCACCAGCACATCGCTGATCGGTGTCGGCAGGTTGTGCGCGCGTGCCTTGCGGATGATCACCCCGTTGCGGATGTCCCACTCCATCCGCCGGTGGTTCTCCGCGTCGGCCAGGATCGAGGTGCCCATGTCCTCGGGGGCCTGCCGGAAGAGCCCGCCCAACTCGTCGACCACGTCGTCGGGCAGCCGGGCGCCCTCGGCTCGCGCGACGGCCAGGCATTCGGCCACATAGCGCCGCGACAACTCGGCGACGTCGTCGCGGCGGAACATGCCGGAGCGCCGCCGCGACAGCGCCATGAAGCCGGCCAGCGCGTTGGTCAGCAGCTTGCGCCATGCGGCGGTGAGGAAGTCGGGGTCGCAGTCCACCCGGCAGCCGGCGCCGCGCAGCAACTCGGCAACCGTCGCGGCCGCGGGGCCGCTGGGCAGCACCAGCGCGGGCTCCGTGCGCAGGCGGACCCACCCCCCGGGCTGGGTCTCGGCGCCGTACCAGACGATCCCGGGGACCACGGGCGACGATGGGCACAGCGGCTGGACCTGCTCGACCTGCTCGACGCCGTTCTGCAGCACCGTGACGATGGTGTGCTCGGCGCACAGGCGCGACAGCCAGCCGGCCGAGGCCTCGTTCTGGGTGGCCTTGACCGCCAGTATCACGACGTCGACGGGGTCGCAGATCAGGGCGGGATCGGTGTGGACGGGCCCGGGCACCACGATCGGGTCCTGGCCGTCGGGACGCAGTTCGATGCTGTCGCGGGCCGTGCGACCGCAGACCAGCACCGAATGCCCGGCCTGGTACAGGAGCGCGGCGACCGTCGTGCCGACAGCACCGGGACCCACGAGAGCGATGTTTGTGGCGATAAAGGCGAAGTTACACGGCCCCTTAGACTGGTCAGTCGTCCAACGTCAAGAGGAGTATTCGTGCTGCGCAGCCACGCCGCTGGTTCACTACGTGATCGCGACGCCGGCCAACAGGTGACGCTGGTCGGGTGGGTGGCTCGCCGCCGCGATCACGGTGGCGTCATCTTCATCGACCTGCGGGACGCGTCCGGCATCGCGCAGGTGGTCTTCCGCGCGGCAGACGTGCTGGAACAGGCGCACCGGTTGCGCGCCGAGTTCTGCGTCGCGGTGCAAGGCGTCGTCGAGATCCGCCCGGAAGGCAACGCCAACGCCGAGATTCCCACCGGCGATGTCGAATTGAACGTCACGTCGTTGACCGTGCTCGGCGAAAGTGCGCCGCTGCCATTCCAGTTGGACGAGCCGGCGGGCGAGGAGCTGCGGCTCAAGTACCGCTACCTCGACCTGCGCCGCGACGGACCTGCTGCGGCAATTCGGTTGCGTTCCAAGGTGAATGCCGCCGCTCGCGCGGTGCTGGCGCGTCACGACTTCGTCGAGATCGAGACGCCGACGATCACCCGTTCGACGCCGGAGGGTGCCCGCGACTTCCTGGTGCCGGCCCGGCTGCACCCCGGATCGTTCTACGCGCTGCCGCAAAGCCCGCAGCTGTTCAAACAGTTGCTGATGGTGGCCGGCATGGAGCGCTACTACCAGATCGCGCGCTGCTATCGCGACGAGGATTTCCGTGCCGACCGGCAACCGGAATTCACTCAGCTCGACATGGAGATGAGTTTCGTCGACGTCGAGGACATCATCGCGATCTCCGAGGAGATCCTGGGCGCGCTGTGGGCCCTGATCGGCTACCAGATCCCGACGCCGATTCCGCGCATCAGTTACGCCGAGGCCATGCGACGGTTCGGCTCCGACAAGCCGGACATGCGCTTCGGGCTGGAGCTTGTCGAGTGCACAGAGTTCTTCTCCGACACCACCTTCCGGGTGTTCCAGGCGCCGTACGTCGGTGCGCTGGTGATGCCCGGCGGGGCGTCGCAGCCGCGCCGGACGCTGGATGGCTGGCAGGAGTGGGCCAAACAGCGCGGGCACCGCGGGCTGGCCTACGTGCTGGTCGGCGAGGGGGGCGAGCTGAGCGGTCCGGTGGCCAAGAACCTGACCGATGCCGAACGCGACGGACTGGCCGGCCACGTCGGGGCCAGCCCGGGCGACTGCATCTTCTTCTCCGCCGGGCCGGCGAAGGCGTCGCGGGCCCTGCTGGGTGCGGCCCGCGGCGAGATCGCCCAGCGGCTCAACCTGATTGAGGCGGGAGCCTGGGCGTTCGTCTGGGTGGTCGACCCGCCGCTGTTCGAACCCGCCGAGGACGCGACCGCCGCCGGTGATGTCGCCGTCGGGTCCGGCGCCTGGACCGCGGTTCACCACGCGTTCACCTCGCCCAAGCCCGAGTTCGTGGGGGCCCTCGACACCGATCCCGGCGTGGTGCTCGCCGATGCCTACGACATCGTCTGCAACGGCAACGAGATCGGCGGCGGCTCGATCCGTATCCATCGCCGCGACGTCCAGGAGCGGGTTTTCGCGGTGATGGGTCTGGACCAGGCGGAAGCCGTGGAGAAGTTCGGATTCCTGTTGGAGGCGTTCACGTTTGGCGCGCCCCCGCACGGCGGTATCGCGTTCGGCTGGGACCGGATCAACGCACTGCTGTCCGGGGTGGACTCCATCCGCGAGGTGATTGCCTTCCCGAAGACGGGCGGCGGTGTCGACCCGCTGACCAATGCACCCGCGCCGATCACCGCACAGCAGCGCAAGGAATCCGGAATAGATGCCAAACCCAAACAGGTTGACTAGGCATGCGCGTCGACGACGATGCAGTGGGGGTACCTCCCGCTTGCGGGGGACGAAGCGATGAGGAGGAGCGGCGCTATGACTGAGGAACAGTTCCCCGACACCGAAACAGTCAAAGCATTCAACAACGCGATCACCGAAGAGTTCCGCGCTAACGGCGGCAAGGTCGGCGGCCAGTTCGAAGGCGCCGACCTCCTGCTGCTCACCACGACCGGCGCCAAATCCGGGCAGCAGCGGGTATCGCCGCTGGCGTACTTCACGATCGACGGCAGGCTGATCATCATGGGCTCGTTCGCCGGGTCGCCCAAGGATCCGGCCTGGGTGCACAACCTGCGGGCCAACCCGCGGGCGCACATCGACCTGGGCACCGATGCGTACGACGTCACCGCACACGAACTGCCGTCCGCGGAGCGCGAGCAGCTGTTCGACAAGGTGGTCGCCGTGGCGCCGGGCTTCGCCGAATATCAGTCGAAGACCAGCCGGGTCATTCCGCTGTTCGAGTTGCAGCGCAACTGACACAGCATTGCCGCACGCGCCGGCGCTGCGGTAAGCAGGCGAGATGAGCACTTCGCTGCTGACGCGGCCGTTCGCGGGTCGAGCCGTCGTCGGGGGTTTCAAACGGGTCCGCGGCGTGTGGTTCTACCTCGTGCAGACCTCGGTAGCGGCGGGTCTGTCGTGGTACATCGCGCACGACTTGCTGGCCCACCCGCAACCGTTCTTCGCCCCGATCGCCGCGGCGGTGTCATTGTCGACCAGCAACGTGCTGCGCGCGCAACGCGCGATCCAGATGATCGTCGGGGTGACCCTGGGTATCGGGACGGGGACCCTGGTGCAGGCGCTGTGCGGACCTGGCGCGGTACCCATCACGATCGCGGCGCTGGCCGCGCTGTTGGCCGCGGTCTTCATCGGTCAGGGCTATATCGGCCAGGGGATGATGTTCGCCAACCAGACCGTGGTGTCGTCGATTCTGGTACTCGCCCTCTATCGCAGCGGTGTCGGTTGGGAACGCATCTACGACGCGCTGATCGGTGGGGGGCTGGCGATCATCGTCGCCACCCTGCTGCTCCCGGCCGACCCGCTCGTCGTGCTGCGCAGCGCGCGCGTCGAGGTGCTGCGCACCCTGCACTCGGTGCTGGACCGCACCGCCGATCTGGCCCGCGGCCGTGACGTTGCCGCCCGGGACTGGCCGCTGCCGGCCGTCGACGGGGTGCACGAGCAGCTCGGCGGACTCATCCAGGCGCGGGCCACAGCTCGTCAGGTCGTGCGATTCGCGCCGCGGCGGTGGGGACTGCGCGGCGCCGTGCAGGCCGCGGATCACCAGGCCTTGCATCTGGCCCTGCTCGCCGTGTCGGTGCTGCAACTGGCGCGCGTGGTGGTCCCCGCCGTCGACGGCAGCTGCGCCCGGCTCCCGCAACCGGCGGCGGCGGTGCTCGACGATCTCGCGCGGGCGACGGCCCTCGCCGACTCCGATCCCACGACCGCGACCAGTCATGTCGACGCGGCCCGCCGGCATACGTCGACGCTGCTGGCGAACGCCCGGGAACGAAGCGATGTGGTGCTGGGCGACGTCGTCCAAGCGTGCGTCGACGACCTGCAGCGAGTGATCGACCTGGGCCAGCGGTAGGGGTGCTCAGATTGAGCCGGTCAAGTACTCCTGGACCAGCTTCTTGGGCGCGCGCGTCAGCCAGGCCTCAGTGATCAGCTCCTCGAGACCGCGGACGTCGATCTGCGCAAGCTTGACCAGCACCGCGGGATAGCCGTCGAAGTGCGGGGTGGTGAAGTAGATGTCCGGCTCCTCGGCGACCAGCGCGAGCTTGACGCCCTCGTCGGACACCCAGACGCCGAGGATGTCGCCCTCGGGTGCCTGGACGCCGTTGGCCGACAGCGCAGCGCGGTCGGACACGCGCAGCGGTCGCTCCCATGCCAGCAACTTCTTGCCGACCCTCCAGTCATGCGGCGACTGCTCGCAGGTGAGTGGCAGCTCACCCACGATCCGGGCGACGTCGTCCCAGGTGGCCACGCATCGATTGTGCTCCCGCTATGGTGCGCATGGAGCCGTATTGGCTATCGGTCGCAGATCCCAGGAGGTCGCTCGTTGGCTGCTGTAGCGCAACCCCCGGCCACCCGCCGTCATCGCATCA from the Mycobacterium lentiflavum genome contains:
- a CDS encoding TIGR03086 family metal-binding protein, which codes for MLNKEVLVDPVTLYRTATERAITVVETVRSDQLDWPTPCSQWTVQQLIDHLVGSAEYLLAATSGRQPAVVTDAMPDDYRRDVQRVLSAVTKPGVLEQICVSPLGFDWPLAQAVAGTFMDVLIHTWDLARATDQDVRLDPRLVQACTSMFLPEMPRRGREAGIIGPEVEVSADASAQDRLLAAMGRRP
- a CDS encoding Rv2578c family radical SAM protein; translated protein: MRWADQAVAVNGQPVDDGALPGLQRIGLVRSVRAPQFEGITFHEVLCKSALNRIPDAAALPFRYTVNGYRGCSHACRYCFARPTHEYLDFDSGTDFDSQIVVKTNVAEVLRRELRRPSWRRDAVALGTNTDPYQRAEGRYALMPGIIGALAESGTPLSILTKGTLLRRDLPLITAAAQQVPVSVAVSLAVGDAELHRDVEPGTPTPQARLGLIAAIRDAGLDCHVMVAPVLPHLTDSVEHLDRLLGQISVAGATSVTVFGLHLRRSTRAWFMSWLAGSHPELVGRYRELYRRGAYLPPDYREMLRARAAPLIAKHGLSGDQRPFSQAPKTEPEPNQPTLF
- a CDS encoding purple acid phosphatase family protein, which codes for MTDDADPAAPDSGSGISRRRLLTTSATSAVVGMGVGAGVGVGAAALLWSHSPGPGLLRRPDRDGAPPVFGLHLQFGKNAGTEVVVSWHSTEAVRNPRVMLGTPGSGFGQTVAAETRTYRDAKSNNEVRVNHARLTNLTPDTDYVYAAVHDGAEPEQGTVRTGPVGRKPLRFTSFGDQSTPTLDRMPDGTYSTDNIGSPAAADTTLAIERLGPLFNLVNGDLCYANLAQDRVRTWSNWFENNTRSARYRPWMPAAGNHENELGNGPVGYGAYQTYFTVPDSGASPELRGLWYSFTAGSVRVISLNNDDVAYQDGGNFYIHNYSGGEQKRWLTAELAAARRDPDIDWVVICMHQTAVSTAERANGADLGVREQWLPLFDQYQVDLVLCGHEHHYERSHPLRGTENTDTRTPIPVDTHDVIDTTRGTVHVVAGGGGTSAPSNGMLFPEPRCRVITGVGAFDPSIGRKKPIYVLEDAPWSAFRDFENPYGFVAFDVDPGQPGGNTSITATHYALRGQLGAVAVVEQFTLTKPRGDKPA
- the ypfJ gene encoding KPN_02809 family neutral zinc metallopeptidase, which encodes MTFNEGMQIDTSTADSSGGGGMGMALGGGGVGLLILVAALFFGIDPGKVMAPQGANTGGYSAPGFDLSQCKTGADANKYVQCRVVATGNSVDAVWHQLMPNYTRPHVRLFTGSVNTGCGPATTAVGPFYCPVDQTAYFDTDFFKELVDRFGSSGGPFAQEYVVAHEYGHHVQQLQGNLGRAQQGAQGAGGNGVRTELQADCYAGIWAHYASTVKQESTGVPYLEPLSDKDIQDALSAAASVGDDRIQKESTGRVNPESWTHGSAAQRQKWFTIGYQTGDVQQCDTFASTNLG
- a CDS encoding SRPBCC family protein, whose amino-acid sequence is MHPCERVDLDFIENAPFRFRNSVDLAITPEQVFEVLADAEAWPSWASVITKVTWTSPEPRGVGTTRIVEMRGGITGDEEFLAWEPFTRMAFRFNECSTAAVAAFAEDYRVEVIPGGCRLTWTMAQKPAGPARFAMVFAGPLLNLGLRRFLSNLRRYTDNRFAATQQR
- a CDS encoding oxidoreductase; this encodes MATNIALVGPGAVGTTVAALLYQAGHSVLVCGRTARDSIELRPDGQDPIVVPGPVHTDPALICDPVDVVILAVKATQNEASAGWLSRLCAEHTIVTVLQNGVEQVEQVQPLCPSSPVVPGIVWYGAETQPGGWVRLRTEPALVLPSGPAAATVAELLRGAGCRVDCDPDFLTAAWRKLLTNALAGFMALSRRRSGMFRRDDVAELSRRYVAECLAVARAEGARLPDDVVDELGGLFRQAPEDMGTSILADAENHRRMEWDIRNGVIIRKARAHNLPTPISDVLVPLLAAASDGPG
- the aspS gene encoding aspartate--tRNA ligase — its product is MLRSHAAGSLRDRDAGQQVTLVGWVARRRDHGGVIFIDLRDASGIAQVVFRAADVLEQAHRLRAEFCVAVQGVVEIRPEGNANAEIPTGDVELNVTSLTVLGESAPLPFQLDEPAGEELRLKYRYLDLRRDGPAAAIRLRSKVNAAARAVLARHDFVEIETPTITRSTPEGARDFLVPARLHPGSFYALPQSPQLFKQLLMVAGMERYYQIARCYRDEDFRADRQPEFTQLDMEMSFVDVEDIIAISEEILGALWALIGYQIPTPIPRISYAEAMRRFGSDKPDMRFGLELVECTEFFSDTTFRVFQAPYVGALVMPGGASQPRRTLDGWQEWAKQRGHRGLAYVLVGEGGELSGPVAKNLTDAERDGLAGHVGASPGDCIFFSAGPAKASRALLGAARGEIAQRLNLIEAGAWAFVWVVDPPLFEPAEDATAAGDVAVGSGAWTAVHHAFTSPKPEFVGALDTDPGVVLADAYDIVCNGNEIGGGSIRIHRRDVQERVFAVMGLDQAEAVEKFGFLLEAFTFGAPPHGGIAFGWDRINALLSGVDSIREVIAFPKTGGGVDPLTNAPAPITAQQRKESGIDAKPKQVD
- a CDS encoding nitroreductase family deazaflavin-dependent oxidoreductase encodes the protein MTEEQFPDTETVKAFNNAITEEFRANGGKVGGQFEGADLLLLTTTGAKSGQQRVSPLAYFTIDGRLIIMGSFAGSPKDPAWVHNLRANPRAHIDLGTDAYDVTAHELPSAEREQLFDKVVAVAPGFAEYQSKTSRVIPLFELQRN
- a CDS encoding FUSC family protein: MSTSLLTRPFAGRAVVGGFKRVRGVWFYLVQTSVAAGLSWYIAHDLLAHPQPFFAPIAAAVSLSTSNVLRAQRAIQMIVGVTLGIGTGTLVQALCGPGAVPITIAALAALLAAVFIGQGYIGQGMMFANQTVVSSILVLALYRSGVGWERIYDALIGGGLAIIVATLLLPADPLVVLRSARVEVLRTLHSVLDRTADLARGRDVAARDWPLPAVDGVHEQLGGLIQARATARQVVRFAPRRWGLRGAVQAADHQALHLALLAVSVLQLARVVVPAVDGSCARLPQPAAAVLDDLARATALADSDPTTATSHVDAARRHTSTLLANARERSDVVLGDVVQACVDDLQRVIDLGQR
- a CDS encoding MmcQ/YjbR family DNA-binding protein, translated to MATWDDVARIVGELPLTCEQSPHDWRVGKKLLAWERPLRVSDRAALSANGVQAPEGDILGVWVSDEGVKLALVAEEPDIYFTTPHFDGYPAVLVKLAQIDVRGLEELITEAWLTRAPKKLVQEYLTGSI